A stretch of Vulpes lagopus strain Blue_001 chromosome 20, ASM1834538v1, whole genome shotgun sequence DNA encodes these proteins:
- the LOC121479588 gene encoding LOW QUALITY PROTEIN: keratin-associated protein 23-1 (The sequence of the model RefSeq protein was modified relative to this genomic sequence to represent the inferred CDS: inserted 1 base in 1 codon) — MSYNCCSGNFSSRSFGGYLRYPSSSCGSSHPSNLVYRTEXLLSQHLPGGLLPPHWLSGDLL; from the exons ATGTCCTACAACTGCTGCTCTGGAAACTTCTCCTCCCGCTCCTTTGGGGGATACCTGCGTTACCCCAGCTCCTCCTGTGGCTCATCCCACCCCAGCAACCTGGTCTACCGCACTG GTCTGCTCTCCCAGCACCTGCCAGGTGGGCTCCTCCCTCCACACTGGCTGTCAGGAGACCTGCTGTGA